In one Cercospora beticola chromosome 1, complete sequence genomic region, the following are encoded:
- a CDS encoding uncharacterized protein (BUSCO:EOG09262N10), translating to MTTDVTGFVSISALLKRLSTLEQARKVSAEEIAAAVALIFTNSLSPVQFGVLLWALHTTNLDHQAEVLAACASSMRDAAAQVDEPALTEVIKRRSRQEGTYQGGLCDIVGTGGDGHNTFNVSTTSSIIASALLMMAKHGNNSSTSLSGSADLLQHAPRPPIIAATTATNLPRIYEKTNYAFLYAREWHPGMKHGAAVRREVPVRTVFNLLGPLANPVHDTGLMECRILGVARKDIGPNFAEALRLSGSKKALIVCGDENLDELSCAGITHCWYIHEVSGQGEGVKSTAEITSFELSPEDFGLPRHPLDDVHGGKGPDENADILMQILRGQRPDDDPVLHFVLLNTAALITLSGVCDADSSDMGPGDDGKVIQERGPGGLRWKEGLRRARWCVKSGEALRQWDAFVDITNTVPS from the exons ATGACTACCGACGTTACCGGCTTCGTGTCGATATCAGCGCTGCTGAAACGGCTGTCGACGCTGGAACAGGCCAGAAAGGTGTCTGCTGAAGAGATTGCCGCAGCAGTGGCACTTATCTTCACCAACAGTCTCTCACCTGTGCAGTTTGGCGTGTTGTTGTGGGCATTGCACACCACGAATCTCGATCATCAGGCCGAAGTTTTAGCAGCATGTGCGAGCTCTATGAGAGATGCCGCCGCTCAGGTTGACGAGCCGGCACTGACGGAGGTAATCAAACGACGAAGTCGACAGGAGGGAACATATCAAGGCGGATTG TGCGACATTGTGGGCACGGGAGGCGATGGCCATAATACATTCAACGTGTCTACCACATCTTCCATTATTGCCTCGGCGCTGCTCATGATGGCCAAGCATGGCAACAACTCGTCCACATCTCTCTCCGGGTCTGCAGATTTGCTGCAACATGCTCCACGACCGCCCATCATCGCAGCGACGACTGCTACCAATCTGCCACGTATCTACGAGAAGACCAACTACGCATTCTTGTATGCCCGAGAATGGCACCCGGGTATGAAGCATGGAGCTGCCGTACGTCGAGAAGTGCCGGTCCGTACTGTATTCAACCTCCTCGGCCCACTTGCTAATCCCGTTCACGACACTGGCCTGATGGAGTGCCGAATACTGGGGGTGGCGCGGAAAGATATTGGGCCCAACTTCGCAGAGGCTTTGCGACTCAGTGGCTCGAAGAAGGCATTGATTGTCTGTGGCGACGAGAATCTCGACGAACTCTCATGCGCCGGTATTACTCACTGTTGGTATATCCACGAGGTGTCAGGCCAGGGTGAGGGAGTAAAGAGCACAGCGGAGATCACTTCCTTTGAATTGTCGCCCGAAGACTTTGGCCTGCCTCGACATCCGCTGGACGATGTGCATGGGGGCAAGGGCCCGGATGAGAACGCCGATATACTGATGCAGATCTTGCGTGGGCAGCGACCAGACGATGATCCCGTGCTTCATTTCGTGCTTCTCAACACGGCTGCTTTGATCACTCTGTCCGGGGTGTGCGACGCTGACAGCAGCGATATGGGACCAGGCGACGACGGCAAGGTTATCCAAGAACGAGGTCCCGGGGGTTTGCGCTGGAAAGAGGGCCTCCGACGGGCGAGATGGTGCGTCAAGAGCGGTGAAGCACTTCGACAGTGGGATGCTTTTGTGGACATCACGAACACGGTTCCTTCGTAG
- a CDS encoding mitochondrial 54S ribosomal protein uL10m gives MPPRIPISTRQLSRSPSAAHQSAQNYVCGQCRRASVAAATTPAAPIEADLRNAAAPPVMRRPSTQPPSHKPPEFRKSQLHRQYQSLLRASPLMIVFQHNNLKSTEFMGIRRELAAALRKVDEELAKNGNVGNVGADAKLQVVQTGIFASALKVVEFWTPQFEAESQQSAAAEALEHTQKLQTVSGLSSEAYKAAKSQKKKHGLEPLLSGPLAVLTLPTVSPQHLKAALSILAPSPDFPAPKRRTNPSYYEPAVQNGLQKLMLLGARVEGKAFDMEGARWVGSIEGGLEGLRGQLVAMLQGFGAGITSALSAASTNLYLTMESRKTMLEEEGKPKAGGS, from the coding sequence ATGCCTCCTCGAATACCCATCTCCACCCGACAGCTGTCGCGGTCACCATCTGCAGCTCATCAGTCCGCGCAGAACTATGTGTGCGGGCAATGCAGACGCGCCTCTGTCGCCGCCGCGACGACTCCTGCTGCACCCATCGAGGCGGACCTCCGcaatgcagcagcaccacctgtGATGCGACGACCGTCGACCCAGCCGCCCTCGCATAAACCGCCCGAGTTCCGCAAATCGCAACTGCATCGCCAATATCAGTCGCTGCTTCGTGCGTCGCCGCTCATGATCGTATTCCAGCACAACAATCTCAAGTCGACTGAGTTCATGGGCATCAGAAGGGAACTCGCCGCTGCTCTGAGGAAGGTGGATGAAGAGTTGGCCAAGAATGGCAACGTTGGAAATGTAGGAGCAGACGCAAAGCTCCAGGTCGTCCAGACCGGcatctttgcttctgctcTCAAGGTCGTGGAGTTCTGGACTCCACAATTCGAGGCCGAATCGCAGCAGTCTGCCGCAGCTGAAGCACTGGAGCATACACAGAAGCTACAGACTGTGTCTGGGCTGTCATCAGAAGCCTACAAGGCGGCAAAAtcacagaagaagaaacaTGGGCTGGAACCTCTACTCTCGGGGCCACTCGCTGTCCTCACACTCCCCACCGTTTCGCCGCAGCACTTGAAAGCAGCACTTTCTATCCTGGCACCGTCTCCGGACTTCCCTGCGCCAAAGCGACGGACCAATCCGAGCTACTATGAACCTGCGGTGCAGAATGGCTTGCAGAAGCTCATGCTTCTTGGAGCGAGAGTAGAAGGGAAGGCTTTTGATATGGAGGGTGCTCGATGGGTTGGCAGCATTGAAGGCGGATTGGAAGGACTTCGTGGACAATTGGTGGCTATGCTGCAAGGGTTCGGAGCTGGTATTACATCTGCTCTGTCTGCGGCTTCGACGAACCTTTATCTGACGATGGAGAGTCGCAAGACGAtgttggaagaggagggGAAGCCGAAGGCGGGAGGCTCGTAA
- a CDS encoding uncharacterized protein (MEROPS:MER0013569~BUSCO:EOG09263S2P), whose protein sequence is MAAVDTREMLAAVARHWHRNRPLLPMYAHLLLSAVFAIYTGAHASLSRPASAAKAGKSETSTTDSQEDDEEDDDEEDVQQIEGLTPKDAVIFPLMAGLVLAGLYWLINTYGADIINTILGLYFSLIGTYSVAKLISDSWTMIASFLMPDYFSDQGKLWKVSDEQQKVFSLDQGSTLSRDSPFPGLLGRLPLPEALSNFSWSLRQLSKHRYQIVCYAKGLCDFKVVLTRHDAISAVIGFSAILYSLFFESTWWLTNLQGFAVSYGALQLMSPTTFATGTLILSGLFCYDIWAVFCTPLMVTVAKNLDVPIKMLFPRPEEGYSMLGLGDIVLPGLYIGLCLRYDLFMHYLRKQKQVQKQHCEGDVCTLKTEVEKVPYVPVTGNWGERLWTMGSAHKALPAALSTRFSKPYFTAAMIGYAIGMVATLVFMSVFQHAQPALLYLVPGVLISTWGTGLVRGELKDMWQYSEEITGEAATEDKEKEKEGEAKPSKGFFAELWAELFGSADDDLKKEKKQQDESVDKQEHSEKARAEPPHLLSFTIQNYKRGAKKAANRHAASSQDSGNAAGEASVLDANPSEDDASSRLRQRVKTGERTRS, encoded by the coding sequence ATGGCCGCCGTCGACACGCGCGAGATGCTCGCAGCGGTCGCTCGTCACTGGCATCGGAACCGCCCGCTCCTGCCCATGTACGCACACCTTCTGCTCTCTGCCGTCTTTGCCATCTACACTGGTGCTCACGCCTCGCTCTCTCGGCCAGCTTCAGCCGCCAAGGCTGGTAAGAGCGAAACCAGCACAACCGACTcccaagaagacgatgaagaagacgacgatgaagaggacgtCCAGCAAATCGAGGGTCTGACGCCCAAAGACGCCGTCATTTTTCCCCTCATGGCAGGCTTGGTCCTTGCAGGCCTGTACTGGCTGATCAACACATACGGAGCCGACATCATCAATACGATCCTCGGTCTATATTTCAGCTTAATCGGAACGTACAGTGTTGCCAAACTCATCAGCGACTCGTGGACGATGATTGCTTCCTTTCTCATGCCCGATTATTTTTCGGACCAGGGCAAGCTATGGAAGGTTTCAGATGAACAGCAGAAAGTGTTCTCGCTGGATCAAGGCTCAACATTGAGCAGAGACAGCCCCTTTCCTGGCCTCCTCGGCCGATTGCCGCTTCCTGAAGCACTTAGCAACTTCTCGTGGTCATTGCGTCAACTGAGCAAGCATCGTTATCAGATCGTCTGCTACGCAAAAGGCCTATGCGACTTCAAGGTCGTGCTTACTCGACATGATGCCATATCAGCAGTCATTGGCTTCTCGGCCATTTTGTAcagcctcttcttcgaaAGCACATGGTGGCTGACGAATTTACAAGGTTTCGCCGTCTCTTATGGGGCACTGCAACTCATGTCACCCACGACATTCGCGACCGGCACTTTGATCTTATCTGGTCTGTTTTGCTATGACATATGGGCAGTTTTCTGCACTCCATTAATGGTCACGGTCGCGAAAAATCTTGACGTGCCGATTAAAATGCTGTTTCCGAGACCAGAAGAGGGCTACAGTATGCTTGGTCTTGGCGACATTGTTCTGCCTGGACTATACATAGGTCTCTGTCTGAGGTACGATCTCTTCATGCACTACCTGCGCAAACAGAAGCAGGTCCAGAAGCAGCATTGTGAGGGCGATGTGTGCACGCTCAAGACCGAGGTTGAGAAGGTGCCGTACGTCCCTGTCACTGGCAATTGGGGCGAGAGGCTGTGGACGATGGGCTCTGCTCACAAAGCTCTTCCTGCTGCATTGTCTACTAGGTTCAGCAAGCCCTACTTCACAGCCGCCATGATCGGGTATGCTATTGGCATGGTCGCCACATTGGTATTCATGTCTGTGTTCCAACACGCACAGCCGGCTCTTCTCTACCTTGTCCCTGGAGTCCTCATCAGCACGTGGGGCACCGGCCTAGTCCGTGGCGAGCTGAAAGACATGTGGCAATACAGTGAAGAAATCACAGGCGAAGCAGCCACTGAAGACAAAgagaaagaaaaggaaggagAAGCGAAACCGTCCAAGGGCTTCTTCGCTGAGCTATGGGCAGAGCTGTTTGGCAGTGCAGACGACGAcctgaagaaggagaagaagcaacaAGATGAGAGCGTGGACAAACAGGAACACAGTGAGAAGGCCAGGGCTGAGCCTCCGCATTTGCTTTCATTCACGATACAAAACTACAAACGTggggcgaagaaggcggcaaATAGGCACGCAGCTTCCTCTCAAGATTCCGGCAATGCTGCTGGGGAAGCGTCTGTTTTGGATGCGAACCCAAGCGAGGATGATGCATCATCGCGTCTGCGCCAGCGCGTGAAGACAGGGGAACGTACTCGTTCGTAG
- a CDS encoding uncharacterized protein (BUSCO:EOG09260B3H) translates to MGVTGLWQIVQPCARPIKIETLNRKRLAVDASIWIYQFLKAVRDKEGNALRNSHVVGFFRRICKLLFFGIKPVFVFDGGAPALKRQTIRARKSRREGRREDAVRTAGKLLAVQMQRAAEEEEERRRREQQQGSNARNRSGEEEEQVPDEGLVYVDELQMSAQERQQNRKFRKKDAYHLPDLDVSMSEMGGANDPRVMSLEELQAYAAQFNTGEELAIYDFSKIDYDSSFFMSLPASDRYNILNAARLRSRLRMGHSKEQLDVMFPDRMAFSRFQIERVAERNELTQRLMHLNESGGAEWGGGRVMGEKGREYVLVKNDGVEGGWALGVIDDEGKEEKPIDVDAAPPMKHEDDEWEDDVDFEDVPVEGLNRLPRAKSGNEGAIDALQQQRRSLYRSRASNGRTKDVRRPPRRKEPSKKAAAHDPESLFVERSDDEVEDEEWEQVDVDETPAGQDNQNTDDEDLRAAIALSMQNDPAESEPAEHDAADTDMLDAFQQHATEEARPIPRGSARDIAHVLNKRAHNTASERQKATSFSTPARQTESDDESSDGDIFDLQAALAESGRTKRKTKPNQLSTQKTSKPVEPSTKSIAQKAGFSGPLPFEKLDLGTSLLGKNKMQQRTEDAAGGFENPELSEKKERKAEPLPPWFSGDVEKDLAAQRRIELEDGQRAKQFDRNRFQFQERDDTLRRAYTDEVIDLEADDDQTNGKEAVIDLSAEAPSPDAGQIESQQAVDSTMEDSGISPGPKVAMEPAPTAPSTSTSTGRNHGSTAKGPFTEDSDDEEELEQVPKSPAKSIKSFAGHDQTPAGDTPPKHDAMEADSPGFNVDQPNSAPSMTAVSTTQAQYDEQDEMTAGSGERENAEQNEPAAQTSIDDQEQSLRSRSPSMEFEDVNTQERVPAPAADTSLVDTGSPDGITFEDLPGVDEEPEDSHHLDNAADSAAVDEMPGDDFGDFSDPEDAEILRNLTIEAEEHARFASALNNKPQAQNIADYENELKKLRNQQKKDRRDADEVTQTMVQECQALLGLFGLPYITAPMEAEAQCAELVRLGLVDGIVTDDSDCFLFGGTRIYKNMFNQAKFVECYLASDLEKEFDLTRQKLISVANLLGSDYTEGLPGVGPVTALEIISEFPNLEEFRDWWTAVQMNQIPKSEDAANPFRKKFRRNASKLFLPHGFPDKRVEMAYLEPEVDSDPQAFQWGVPDLEKLRSFLMATIGWTQERTDEVLVPVIRDMNRRLDDGTQSNITAFFAGGVGVGAAGPNSNGEAFAPRKRVEPSKRMGSALTRMAERAKQKHAPRTQEADQEEEVDADHATTSARTKRKPAAAAANGTASDTEGSEFDGPATKKRKRRPAAKRRGKAKVDT, encoded by the coding sequence ATGGGTGTCACGGGCTTGTGGCAGATTGTGCAGCCGTGCGCCCGACCCATAAAGATCGAAACGCTCAACCGTAAACGCCTCGCCGTAGATGCCTCCATCTGGATCTACCAATTTCTCAAAGCCGTCCGGGACAAGGAAGGAAATGCGCTACGCAACTCGCACGTCGTCGGCTTCTTTCGCCGTATCTGCAAGCTCCTTTTCTTCGGCATCAAGCCCGTATTCGTGTTCGATGGCGGTGCCCCGGCGTTGAAGAGACAGACCATCCGTGCTCGCAAGAGCCGGCGGGAGGGCAGAAGAGAGGATGCAGTCAGGACAGCGGGCAAGTTGCTCGCGGTGCAGATGCagagagctgcagaagaagaggaagagcggaGAAGGCGAGAGCAGCAACAGGGCTCCAACGCCCGGAATAGAAgtggcgaggaagaggaacaaGTACCGGATGAGGGACTGGTCTATGTGGATGAGCTACAAATGTCCGCACAGGAACGACAGCAAAATCGCAAATTTCGCAAGAAAGATGCGTACCATTTGCCCGATCTCGACGTGAGCATGAGCGAGATGGGTGGCGCCAATGATCCTCGTGTCATGTCTTTGGAAGAGTTGCAGGCATATGCAGCACAATTCAACACGGGCGAAGAGCTCGCCATTTACGATTTCAGCAAGATCGATTACGATAGCTCTTTCTTCATGAGCCTGCCTGCTTCGGATCGATACAATATCTTGAATGCGGCGAGGCTTAGGAGCAGGTTGAGAATGGGTCATTCCAAAGAACAGCTAGATGTGATGTTTCCTGACCGCATGGCCTTTAGCAGATTCCAAATCGAGCGAGTTGCTGAACGCAATGAACTCACGCAACGACTGATGCATCTCAACGAGAGTGGAGGCGCAGAGTGGGGCGGCGGAAGGGTGATGGGTGAGAAGGGGAGAGAGTACGTTCTGGTGAAGAATGATGGTGTCGAAGGCGGCTGGGCGCTTGGAGTCATTGATGATGAGGGCAAAGAGGAGAAACCGATCGATGTTGACGCTGCTCCGCCAATGAAAcatgaggacgatgaatggGAAGATGATGTCGACTTTGAGGACGTTCCCGTGGAAGGGCTAAATAGACTTCCCCGAGCAAAGTCGGGCAACGAGGGGGCAATCGATGCTCTACAGCAACAAAGAAGATCCCTGTACCGATCGCGAGCTTCGAATGGGCGAACGAAAGATGTTCGAAGACCACCCCGGCGGAAAGAGCCGAGCAAGAAGGCCGCCGCGCACGATCCGGAATCACTATTTGTAGAGCGCAGTGACGATGAGGTAGAGGACGAAGAGTGGGAACAAGTGGATGTTGATGAAACACCTGCTGGGCAGGATAATCAGaataccgacgacgaagacttgCGCGCAGCGATCGCGCTGTCGATGCAGAATGACCCGGCTGAGAGTGAGCCTGCAGAGCACGATGCGGCAGACACTGACATGCTTGACGCATTCCAACAGCATGCCACGGAAGAGGCAAGGCCAATTCCACGCGGGAGCGCGAGGGACATTGCTCACGTCTTGAACAAACGGGCACATAATACTGCTTCAGAGAGGCAAAAAGCGACATCTTTTAGCACGCCCGCACGACAGACAGAGAGTGATGACGAGAGTAGCGATGGAGACATTTTCGACCTTCAAGCTGCGTTGGCTGAAAGTGGCAGGACGAAACGAAAAACGAAACCAAATCAGCTGAGCACACAAAAGACGTCAAAACCTGTGGAGCCTTCAACAAAAAGCATCGCTCAAAAGGCCGGGTTTAGTGGTCCCTTACctttcgagaagctggatcTTGGAACGTCTCTCCTGGGCAAGAACAAGATGCAGCAGCGAACGGAAGACGCAGCGGGTGGCTTCGAAAATCCTGAACTCTCGGaaaagaaggagaggaaagCCGAGCCCCTGCCCCCATGGTTCTCCGGGGACGTGGAAAAGGATCTGGCCGCACAGAGGCGAATCGAGCTCGAGGATGGTCAACGGGCCAAGCAGTTTGATCGGAACCGCTTTCAATTCCAAGAGCGTGATGACACACTTCGAAGGGCATATACAGACGAGGTTATCGACCTCGAAGCGGATGATGATCAGACCAATGGAAAGGAGGCCGTCATTGATCTTTCAGCGGAAGCGCCAAGCCCTGATGCTGGACAGATTGAGTCTCAGCAGGCCGTTGACAGTACAATGGAGGACTCAGGCATTTCACCAGGCCCTAAGGTGGCCATGGAGCCAGCACCGACTGCACcgtcgacttcgacttcgacggGCAGGAACCACGGTAGCACTGCAAAAGGTCCTTTCACTGAGGATTcggatgacgaagaggaaCTGGAACAAGTTCCGAAGTCTCCTGCGAAGTCGATAAAGTCCTTTGCAGGGCACGACCAAACGCCTGCAGGGGATACCCCTCCCAAGCATGATGCTATGGAAGCAGATAGTCCTGGTTTCAACGTCGATCAACCCAACTCAGCACCTTCAATGACTGCAGTTTCAACGACACAGGCGCAGTATGATGAGCAGGATGAGATGACGGCGGGAAGTGGTGAAAGGGAAAATGCTGAGCAGAATGAGCCTGCTGCACAGACTTCAATTGATGATCAGGAGCAGAGTCTAAGATCAAGGTCGCCTTCAATGGAGTTTGAGGACGTCAACACGCAAGAACGAGTCCCTGCACCGGCGGCAGATACGAGTCTCGTAGACACTGGCAGTCCTGATGGCATTACCTTTGAAGATCTGCCAGGGGTAGACGAGGAACCGGAAGACAGTCACCATCTAGACAACGCCGCCGACTCCGCTGCAGTGGACGAAATGCCTGGGGATGATTTCGGTGATTTCTCAGATCCCGAAGATGCAGAGATCCTGCGAAACCTGACTATCGAGGCTGAGGAACATGCTCGCTTCGCCAGCGCACTCAACAACAAGCCACAGGCTCAGAACATCGCAGACTACGAAAATGAGCTCAAGAAGCTTCGCAACCAACAGAAGAAGGACCGTCGCGACGCAGATGAGGTCACGCAAACCATGGTCCAGGAATGCCAAGCACTGCTTGGTCTCTTCGGACTGCCTTATATTACTGCACCGATGGAAGCTGAAGCTCAATGCGCCGAGCTTGTGAGGCTCGGCCTCGTGGACGGCATCGTGACAGACGATTCAGATTGCTTTCTGTTTGGCGGAACGCGGATATACAAAAACATGTTCAATCAGGCCAAATTCGTGGAATGCTACCTGGCTTCGGACCTGGAGAAAGAGTTTGACCTGACACGGCAGAAACTCATTTCGGTAGCCAACTTGCTGGGTAGCGACTATACTGAAGGCTTGCCCGGTGTCGGTCCCGTCACGGCACTAGAAATAATCAGCGAGTTTCCCAATCTGGAAGAGTTCAGAGACTGGTGGACTGCTGTACAAATGAACCAAATTCCCAAATCTGAAGACGCGGCCAATCCATTCCGCAAAAAGTTCCGGCGAAATGCATCGAAGCTGTTCCTTCCTCACGGCTTTCCCGACAAGAGGGTAGAAATGGCGTATCTCGAACCTGAGGTTGATTCTGATCCTCAAGCTTTCCAATGGGGTGTCCCAGACTTGGAGAAGCTACGCTCGTTCTTGATGGCTACGATTGGCTGGACGCAGGAGAGGACAGACGAGGTCTTGGTCCCCGTGATCAGAGATATGAATCGGAGACTGGACGACGGCACACAGTCGAACATTACTGCGTTCTTTGCAGGTGGTGTTGGTGTAGGCGCCGCTGGTCCAAACAGCAACGGCGAGGCCTTTGCTCCTCGTAAGCGGGTtgagcctagtaagaggatGGGCAGTGCGTTAACAAGAATGGCCGAAAGGGCAAAGCAGAAGCATGCTCCACGGACGCAAGAAGCTGACcaggaggaagaagtggaTGCTGATCACGCAACCACGTCCGCTCGCACGAAACGCAAGCCTGCCGCCGCGGCAGCAAACGGAACAGCGAGCGACACAGAAGGTAGCGAGTTTGATGGTCCAGCGACGAAAAAGCGAAAACGCAGACCAGCGGCCAAACGGCGCGGTAAGGCGAAGGTAGACACTTGA
- a CDS encoding uncharacterized protein (MEROPS:MER0210990), translating into MAPADSRKPHELAHGGLGPPPLTAAEVLAHPEFPHTHWDLKPDRKEKIDVAKGRGGPFKVAYEIHGHGPSKIVWIMGLGGFMKTWQRQTRDFGHTQADKYSCLIFDNRGMGESDKPLLRYTTSEMARDVIELLDHVGWTEDRSVHVVGISMGGMISQELSALIPQRICSLNLISTAPRVVRTIPFLDNIKNRINLVIPKSLDNQIAKVKGDCYSTEWLAKPDETEYVVQPFPTNGDRFAAGELSKRLNPDAFTSTGFICQLYAAGFHHKSPAQLKKIGDEIDRRRILILHGKQDKMLGFVHAEMLIKDFGGEGSGITTSIHEKLGHVAPFELRKEFNSLIAERIEKTEALNKE; encoded by the exons ATGGC ACCAGCAGATTCGCGGAAACCACACGAGTTGGCACATGGAGGGCTCGGTCCGCCTCCTCTTACTGCTGCTGAAGTGCTCGCGCATCCAGAGTTCCCGCACACGCACTGGGATTTGAAGCCTGATCggaaggagaagatcgaTGTGGCGAAGGGGAGAGGCGGTCCTTTCAAGGTCGCTTATGAGATCCATGGACATGGCCCATCTAAGATTGTC TGGATTATGGGGCTGGGAGGCTTCATGAAG ACATGGCAACGGCAGACCAGGGACTTCGGACATACCCAGGCCGACAAGTATTCATGTCTCATCTTCGACAACAGAGGTATGGGTGAGAGCGACAAGCCACTTCTACGTTACACCACATCTGAAATGGCGCGGGATGTGATCGAATTGCTCGACCACGTGGGCTGGACTGAGGACCGCAGCGTACACGTGGTGGGCATCAGCATGGGCGGCATGATATCCCAAGAACTT TCTGCTCTCATCCCGCAAAGAATTTGTAGTCTGAACCTCATCTCAACAGCACCAAGAGTCGTTCGAACAATTCCTTTCCTTGACAACATCAAGAACCGCATCAATCTCGTCATCCCAAAATCGCTCGACAACCAGATTGCTAAAGTGAAAGGCGACTGTTACTCAACAGAATGGCTCGCGAAACCCGACGAAACTGAATACGTAGTTCAGCCTTTCCCCACAAACGGCGACCGCTTTGCCGCTGGAGAACTAAGCAAACGCCTCAACCCAGACGCTTTCACTTCGACCGGCTTTATCTGTCAACTCTATGCCGCTGGCTTCCATCATAAATCTCCTGCAcagctcaagaagatcgGCGACGAAATCGATCGAAGGCGGATTCTTATCTTGCATGGAAAACAGGACAAAATGTTGGGTTTCGTGCACGCAGAAATGTTGATTAAGGATTTCGGAGGAGAGGGGTCAGGCATTACGACTTCGATTCATGAGAAATTGGGGCATGTTGCGCCATTTGAGTTGAGGAAGGAGTTCAACAGCCTTATTGCTGAGAGGATCGAGAAGACGGAGGCTTTGAACAAGGAGTAG
- a CDS encoding uncharacterized protein (MEROPS:MER0036115) has translation MDLQPLLSRRNFFSRKDLYIALSIPAVTFLAARAAINLYNIASSDGIPKRPKVLKAPSTKLLTAEEYEQVPYPPDALPRGRNVATPYGNIRVYEWGPETGRKVLFVHGISTPCISLSRVAGHLVKKSCRVMLFDLPGRGYSDCPDTNHYHQDINLFSTCILSVISSSHLSWTSEGFTLIGYSLGGGIAAGFTAHYPDLVESLVLIAPGGLLRPTRLSLSSKILYSSLLPDSVVNYFVGRRLRVSTPKPKDPNAPAPINSRSQIQNLKKFDWTQVPHSTKRRISVTAAVHAETTGHYGEDDGGDDHDEDESIDPHAPGQDSLSPIFDDRPNISPATAVAWQLETHPGFIPAFISCIKYAPIHDGWADWRLIGERCAKGRERDRAKKQQREEHHRVRIVSGASGSSEDGRKHSTTGSVSSVSSSTVSASSMSWETSSSSSNRRLGLDERKVLVLLGKKDVIITPEETAQDATEALGQENVEIMRLNGGHDLVLSNVDGVVRAMIGFWGSREEVSLGAEVKSE, from the coding sequence ATGGACCTTCAACCTTTGCTCAGTCGCCGGAACTTCTTTTCACGGAAGGACTTGTACATTGCACTTTCGATCCCGGCTGTCACTTTTCTTGCTGCAAGAGCCGCAATAAATCTTTACAATATTGCAAGTTCCGATGGGATTCCAAAGAGACCGAAAGTCCTGAAGGCCCCATCAACCAAGCTGCTCACCGCGGAAGAATATGAACAGGTACCTTACCCACCCGATGCTCTACCGAGAGGACGAAATGTCGCAACCCCGTATGGGAACATACGCGTCTACGAATGGGGTCCAGAAACCGGTCGAAAAGTCCTCTTTGTGCATGGCATCAGCACACCTTGCATCTCCCTCTCACGTGTGGCGGGCCACCtcgtgaagaagagctgTAGAGTGATGCTGTTTGATCTTCCTGGACGAGGCTATTCCGATTGTCCCGATACAAACCACTATCACCAAGACATCAATCTCTTCTCAACATGTATTCTCTCAGTCATCTCGAGCTCTCATCTATCCTGGACATCGGAAGGGTTCACCCTTATAGGGTACAGCCTCGGCGGCGGAATCGCAGCAGGCTTCACAGCACATTATCCCGACCTGGTTGAAAGTCTTGTCCTGATCGCTCCAGGTGGTCTCCTTCGGCCTACGAGACTGAGTCTAAGCAGCAAGATCCTCTACTCTAGTCTCTTACCCGACAGTGTCGTGAACTACTTCGTCGGCCGTCGTCTCAGAGTCAGCACGCCAAAACCAAAAGATCCAAATGCTCCAGCTCCCATCAATTCACGATCCCAAATTCAGAATCTCAAGAAATTCGACTGGACACAAGTACCCCACTCTACCAAACGTCGCATCTCAgtcactgctgctgtccaCGCCGAAACGACAGGGCATTacggcgaagacgatggtGGCGACGAtcacgatgaagacgaatccATAGATCCTCACGCACCAGGCCAAGACAGCTTGTCCCCTATCTTCGATGACAGGCCGAACATTTCGCCCGCGACGGCCGTCGCATGGCAACTTGAAACGCATCCTGGTTTCATCCCGGCTTTCATCAGCTGCATCAAATACGCGCCTATCCATGACGGTTGGGCAGATTGGAGACTTATCGGCGAGCGATGCGCTAAAGGTCGAGAAAGGGATCgagcgaagaagcagcagcgtgaAGAACATCATCGTGTTCGGATCGTGAGCGGTGCAAGTGGGAGCAGTGAAGATGGAAGGAAACATTCTACGACAGGATCCGTCTCATCGGTCTCTTCATCTACTGTCTCGGCTTCGTCGATGTCTTGGGaaacttcttcatcttcttcgaacAGAAGACTAGGACTTGATGAAAGGAAAGTTCTCGTTTTGTTGGGGAAGAAAGATGTTATCATTACTCCTGAGGAAACTGCCCAGGACGCCACGGAGGCGCTGGGGCAAGAGAATGTGGAAATCATGAGGTTGAATGGAGGCCATGATTTGGTGTTGTCGAACGTGGATGGAGTGGTGAGAGCTATGATCGGGTTTTGGGGAAGCAGGGAGGAGGTATCGCTGGGCGCGGAAGTGAAGAGTGAATGA